Within the Terriglobales bacterium genome, the region ATGTTGGTCTTCCACCCCTGCTCTTGTCGCTTGGCGAACGACGCCTTGATGTGCGGCGTCTGCTTGTGTTCTTCCAGCGCCGCGGGATTGCGCCATACCTCCAGGCGCATGAATTCGTTCTTCTTCACCGGCGACTGGTACAGGTCATACCGGAGATTGCCGGCTTCGGCGCGTGTCGGTGCCGCCAGCGCCAGCAATTCCCGCTTCAACTCGTCCTCTTTGCCCTCCAGGCCGGTAATAAAGGTCACCGCGGTCAGCAGGTCGTCCGCTTGTGCCGCATCCTTTTTGGCCGACGCCGGCGTCTTCATCTCTACCAGGATGCCGGTGGCGTCGGTCTCCCCGATGTTCAGCGGCGAGTGGGTTACGCCCTCGCCGTAGAACACGTCGCCCGCCTTGGCTTCGCGGACGCGCTCCGTGCCGTCGGGAAAGCGGAAGCGGATCTTGAACGGCGTCAGCACGTAGGTCACCGCCGCCGGATGCGTATGGAATTCCTCCGTGTCTCCCTTGCGTAGCGTGAAGTGCAGCACCCGCACCTTGTCGTTCTCCAGCAGCACTCGGTAGTTGTTCGGATACATGGGCACCGGATCCTGCGCCCAGGCAGCAGTGGAAAACAACAGCAGCGCCGCGGTGATGGCAAGTATCGTGCTTTGGTTGGACATGTCTTCTCCTTGTTGCGGCCGATTCGCGGGCGATGAAGCCGCGCCTGGCCTAGAATCCCGCTCCTTTGGTGGTCAGCCGGATGCGATACAGGGCGTGGTTGGAAGCGATGAACAGCGTCGAGCCGTCTTCGCCCCAGGCGCAATTCCCGGTGGCCACGCCAAAGTCGAATCGGCCCAGCAGCGTGCCATCCGGCGCGATCACGTAGATGCCTCCCGGCCCCGCCCCGAAAATGTTACCTTGCGCGTCCACCTTCAGCCCATCCGGGACGCCCGGACCGTTCTTCTTGAACGCCTCAGCTTCCAGCAGCACACGACCCTCACTCAGCGTTCCGTCTTCGCGGACCGCGAACGCCATCCACCGCGGGCCCAGCGAGTCGCTCACATACAGCGTCTTTTCATCGGGCGAGAATCCGATCCCGTTGGGCGCTTCGAGGTCGCGCGTCAGCAGCGTGAGCTTCCCGCCCTTCGACAACCGGTACACGCCCTGGAA harbors:
- a CDS encoding antibiotic biosynthesis monooxygenase; translated protein: MSNQSTILAITAALLLFSTAAWAQDPVPMYPNNYRVLLENDKVRVLHFTLRKGDTEEFHTHPAAVTYVLTPFKIRFRFPDGTERVREAKAGDVFYGEGVTHSPLNIGETDATGILVEMKTPASAKKDAAQADDLLTAVTFITGLEGKEDELKRELLALAAPTRAEAGNLRYDLYQSPVKKNEFMRLEVWRNPAALEEHKQTPHIKASFAKRQEQGWKTNITVWERVAD